A genomic stretch from Aedes albopictus strain Foshan chromosome 2, AalbF5, whole genome shotgun sequence includes:
- the LOC115266654 gene encoding putative nuclease HARBI1, whose amino-acid sequence MSCFEFWFSDDEIEEEEEHLDFVRLERRRLRDMSNPLEIPEDSFISYFRVTKDLFRYLMDNVGNKLGGSVKSSSVPPMLRLTAALRFFAEGSYQKGVGNDLFAGMAQPTLSKALSSVIEAFEVEICPVAIQFPTSEAEKDEIKRSFYEKTGFPGVIGCVDGTHVKIFKPISHIQHLYYNRKGFHSLNVMLVCDHRQFIRYVDANSPGANHDSFIWNNNELDAVLNQNYRNGETNTWLLGDAGYPLKPYLITPFRSSANLPNSSRQTKFNEIHSKTRNIIERTIGVMKNVFRCILAARQLHYKPEKAARIVNVCCALHNLRKKFNVPEDNIQWEEPDDNEVLDPPYEGEPDASANEIREEIMYSIT is encoded by the exons ATGAGTTGCTTCGAATTCTGGTTCAGTGATGACGAGATCGAGGAAGAAGAGGAACATTTAGATTTTGTTCGTCTCGAACGTCGAAGATTGCGGGATATGAGTAACCCGTTGGAGATACCGGAAGATTC GTTCATATCATACTTTCGAGTAACAAaggatttgttcagatatttgaTGGACAACGTGGGAAACAAATTAGGAGGATCTGTAAAATCCTCATCCGTTCCACCGATGCTCAGATTAACAGCAGCGTTGAGGTTCTTTGCGGAAGGAAGTTACCAAAAGGGAGTTGGTAACGACTTGTTCGCAGGGATGGCTCAGCCAACGCTTTCGAAAGCATTGTCATCTGTTATTGAAGCTTTTGAGGTCGAAATTTGTCCGGTGGCAATACAGTTCCCCACATCAGAAGCAGAGAAAGATGAAATTAAACGCAGTTTCTATGAAAAAACCGGTTTCCCTGGTGTAATCGGGTGCGTCGATGGCACACATGTCAAGATCTTCAAACCCATTAGCCACATCCAACACCTGTATTACAACAGGAAAGGGTTCCATAGCTTGAACGTCATGCTG GTTTGTGATCATCGGCAGTTTATTCGATATGTCGATGCCAACAGCCCTGGTGCCAATCACGATTCATTCATATGGAACAACAACGAATTAGATGCTGTTTTGAATCAAAATTATCGAAATGGAGAAACCAACACATGGCTTTTAG GTGATGCAGGATATCCTCTAAAACCGTATTTAATTACACCATTTCGGTCATCTGCAAATCTACCGAACTCCTCGAGGCAAACAAAGTTCaatgaaattcattcaaaaaccaGAAATATAATCGAGAGGACTATCGGAGTAATGAAGAATGTGTTCCGATGCATATTGGCAGCACGTCAATTACACTATAAACCTGAAAAAGCAGCAAGAATTGTAAATGTGTGCTGTGCGTTGCATAATTTGAGGAAAAAGTTCAATGTACCCGAAGACAACATACAATGGGAAGAGCCGGACGACAATGAAGTGTTGGATCCTCCATATGAAGGCGAACCAGATGCATCAGCAAATGAAATAAGAGAAGAAATAATGTATTCTATCACGTAA
- the LOC134286188 gene encoding uncharacterized protein LOC134286188, producing the protein MCANRKYFVSLSEPRQDTPKSVTVADGKRAVVKGVGSCKFSCVGGGGDEKQISLSEVLFVPELDMNLVSVGRLVQKGARVIFDKNGCTIANGDRIAAVAPSSKGLYYLQMVERANAVSGQCHAKDCIHEWHRKLGHREPQAILDLDRKGLATGIKRKSDTVDAIRDFVRLVKTQFGRPPKIIRSDQGGEYRSAELVKFLKQEGIQQQFTTAYTPQQNGVAERKNRSLVEMARYMIIESRSHYRY; encoded by the exons ATGTGCGCGAATCGGAAGTATTTCGTGTCGTTGAGTGAACCGCGGCAGGACACTCCGAAATCCGTAACAGTTGCCGACGGTAAACGGGCGGTAGTGAAAGGCGTCGGATCGTGTAAATTTTCTTGCGTCGGAGGCGGTGGTGACGAAAAGCAGATTTCGCTCAGTGAAGTACTATTCGTTCCGGAGCTCGACATGAATCTCGTGTCGGTAGGCAGGCTCGTTCAGAAGGGAGCGAGAGTCATCTTCGACAAGAACGGCTGCACGATCGCGAACGGCGACAGGATTGCTGCTGTTGCACCGTCGAGCAAGGGCCTCTACTATCTCCAAATGGTGGAACGAGCGAATGCGGTTTCGGGGCAGTGCCATGCAAAGGACTGCATACACGAGTGGCATCGGAAGCTGGGACACCGTGAACCTCAAGCTATTCTGGATCTGGATCGTAAAGGTTTGGCAACCGGAATCAAG AGGAAGTCGGACACGGTGGATGCTATCCGGGACTTCGTGCGTCTGGTGAAAACGCAGTTCGGAAGGCCTCCGAAGATCATTAGATCGGATCAAGGAGGAGAGTATCGCAGCGCAGAGTTGGTTAAATTTCTCAAGCAGGAGGGTATTCAGCAGCAGTTCACGACAGCATACACGCCGCAGCAAAACGGAGTCGCGGAGCGGAAGAACCGTTCGCTCGTGGAAATGGCTCGGTACATGATCATTGAGTCACGATCGCACTATCGGTACTAG